The DNA region CTCTCAAACTACGGCAGCCTCGGCAGGCAGCGCAAGCAGCCAGGATGGGTTTACAAGTGGCGTGTATAACGGGTTTTCAGTCGATTCGAGTGGAATCATCACGGCCAGCTACAGCAATGGGCAAAAGCAAACAGTTGGCCAGGTAGCTGTGGCAACGGTGGCAAATAATCAGGGCCTGACTGTCACCGGCAATAATAACTTCGCTACGACGGCAGCTTCCGGTCAGGCGAACGTTGGAGTTGCGGGGACTGGCTCTCGGGGAACGATTACGGACAGCGCATTAGAACTGTCGAATGTCGACATATCCTCCGAGTTTGCCGATCTGATCGTGGCGCAGCGTGCCTTTGAGGCGAACTCGAAGACGGTGACTACGTTCGATACGGTGACGCAGGACACACTTGCGATGATTCGATAAGCATCATTGCAGCGCTCATGAGGCGGGTGCAGCTTGAAAGATCGAGTGCGCCCGCCTCGTCCGACTCTGTCAGGTCGCGTCAGTCGTAGTGACGACGTAACGCTCGGTTCTGGTCGTTTGATCCTGAAGATTCACTAATGTTCGAGCAGAACAAATTGGCGCTTGACTTGCATCGTTGTTCAGCATCATGGCTACTTCCATTCCAGTTACTGACACAGCTTCATCTTCTCCTGGGGTCGCTGCCACTGGACCGGTTAGGCCATCGATTACATACTTACTGATTGCGATGCTGATTGGCGCAGCGATTGCATCCCTGGCATTTGGCGGTGTTGTTTATTACTTTGCACGATCGGGACGGTTGTCAATACGCAGAGATGCTGCCCCAACCACGCGGATTCCATCCGAGCCCAGTACACACCTTCTAGTGCTTGATCCGCTCCTTGTGAACCTGGCCGGTGAGGGTGCCTATTTGCGGTTATCCGTAAGCTTGCAAGTGGCAGATACCCCCGCGAAGAAAGAATCCGGAACGAAGAATGACAAAAGTGGAGACGAGGCAATCGCGGCGGTTCGCGACACGGCCTTGACCGTTCTCGGCAGGCAAACGGCGGATGGCCTGCTCGCGCTGGATGGCAAAGAGCACTTAAAAGTCGAGCTAAAAAAAGCTCTTGCCGAACACAATGCTGATTTGAAAGTCACCAAGATATTTTTTACGGAATTTCTGGTGCAACGGTAGCCATCGTACATCTGCGCGTATGACCAGCAGATCAAGTGGAGAGAGTGATGACGGAGACGGGACTGATGGCACACGCGGCAGCCGCGTCGAACGCTGAGGTGAAGCCAGAGGCAAATCCGGAGATGCCCTGGATGTCGCGAATCGAAGAGCACTCTTCGTGGCCGATTCTGTCGCAACTGGCTGTGACGATGACAGTCGAAATACCGCTAAGCCGGTTCAAGGTGCAGGACCTGCTGGGATTGAAAGAAGGACAGATTTTTCAAAGCGCTTCTCCGGACACGGAGGACGTACCCCTGAAAATTGGCGACGTGCAACTGGGTTGGACCGAGTTTGAAGTGGTGGAACAGAAGATCGCCCTTCGACTGACGCGCCTGGTTTAGCGGTGCCAGGAATATAAGACCGGGATGATTTTAGAGATTGGGAATGGAGCAGGAATGCAATTTCCGCAAGACGCAGCTCGAACGGGTCGAACAAGGGTTTCGCCAAATGTTGGTGGCATTGGCGCATGGCTGCTGGATCTTCTACGAGGTATACGTAGCGAGCGTCAATCTGCGATGAGGCAAATGCATTTACTGGAGACACTGTCGCTCGGCGGGAAAAAGACATTGATGCTCGTGAGCTGTGGGGGGGAACGCTTTCTAGTGGGGGGTGGGTTGGAAAGTGTCGAGACGATTGTGCCGCTAAAGAGCGAAATTTCGCTGGACGTCACGG from Edaphobacter paludis includes:
- a CDS encoding FliM/FliN family flagellar motor C-terminal domain-containing protein gives rise to the protein MTETGLMAHAAAASNAEVKPEANPEMPWMSRIEEHSSWPILSQLAVTMTVEIPLSRFKVQDLLGLKEGQIFQSASPDTEDVPLKIGDVQLGWTEFEVVEQKIALRLTRLV
- the fliL gene encoding flagellar basal body-associated FliL family protein, which translates into the protein MLIGAAIASLAFGGVVYYFARSGRLSIRRDAAPTTRIPSEPSTHLLVLDPLLVNLAGEGAYLRLSVSLQVADTPAKKESGTKNDKSGDEAIAAVRDTALTVLGRQTADGLLALDGKEHLKVELKKALAEHNADLKVTKIFFTEFLVQR
- a CDS encoding flagellar biosynthetic protein FliO encodes the protein MHLLETLSLGGKKTLMLVSCGGERFLVGGGLESVETIVPLKSEISLDVTARKSDGPCL